A region of Periophthalmus magnuspinnatus isolate fPerMag1 chromosome 13, fPerMag1.2.pri, whole genome shotgun sequence DNA encodes the following proteins:
- the unc119a gene encoding protein unc-119 homolog A, translating to MKVQQGCNSTDMGIPVRTEEELRRNAVITPEDVLGLQKITKNYLCSPEENVHMIDFTRFKIRDMETGTVLFEITKPPTPAGGRKQCDPNAGRFVRYQFTPAFLQLRQVGATVEFTVGDTPINNFRMIERHYFRDQLLKSFDFEFGFCMPSSKNTCEHIYEFPALSEEIMREMILHPYETQSDSFYFVDNKLVMHNKADYSYSGGP from the exons ATGAAAGTGCAGCAAGGCTGTAACTCGACAGACATGGGGATCCCAGTAAGAACCGAGGAGGAGCTGCGCAGAAACGCTGTCATAACACCGGAAGATGTGCTGGGCTTGCAAAAGATCACTAAGA ATTACCTTTGCTCCCCTGAAGAAAATGTCCACATGATAGACTTCACCAGGTTCAAGATTCGGGACATGGAAACTGGGACGGTTCTATTTGAAATTACGAAACCCCCAACACCAG CAGGGGGCAGGAAGCAGTGTGACCCCAATGCGGGCCGCTTTGTGCGGTACCAGTTTACCCCAGCCTTTCTACAGTTGCGGCAAGTCGGCGCAAC AGTGGAGTTCACAGTAGGAGACACGCCCATCAACAATTTTCGCATGATTGAGAGGCACTATTTCCGCGATCAACTGCTTAAGAGCTTTGACTTTGAGTTTGGCTTCTGCATGCCCAGCAGCAAAAACACATGTGAGCACATATATGAGTTTCCAGCGCTGTCGGAGGAAATCA TGCGTGAGATGATCCTGCACCCATACGAGACGCAGTCCGACAGCTTCTACTTCGTGGACAACAAGCTGGTGATGCACAACAAGGCAGACTATTCCTACAGCGGGGGCCCATAG
- the crybb1l3 gene encoding crystallin, beta B1, like 3, giving the protein MSHSGAQGSIGSHSAIGMRNYKIYFYEFENFQGRRIDVFGECRNLCEKGLDRIGSIRVECGPWVGYEQQNMNGEMFILEKGEYPRWDTWSNSHRCDRFMSVRPMRMDPQDHKICLYECPNFEGRKMEVCDEDIPSLWSYGFQDRVASIQVTGGTWVGYQYPGYRGYQYVFEMGPYKHWNDWGAHHPQIQSIRRVRDMQTHRRGCFEMTA; this is encoded by the exons ATGTCTCATTCAGGGGCTCAAGGTAGCATAGGTAGCCACTCTGCTATTGGTATGCGCAATTACAAG ATATACTTCTATGAGTTTGAGAACTTTCAGGGTCGCAGGATCGATGTGTTTGGAGAGTGCCGTAACCTGTGCGAGAAAGGACTGGACCGAATTGGATCTATCAGAGTAGAATGTGGCCC CTGGGTGGGGTATGAACAGCAAAACATGAATGGTGAGATGTTCATACTCGAGAAGGGAGAGTATCCGCGTTGGGACACCTGGTCTAACAGTCACAGGTGTGACCGCTTTATGTCTGTCAGGCCTATGCGCATG gATCCCCAAGACCACAAAATCTGCCTGTATGAATGTCCTAACTTTGAGGGCCGTAAGATGGAAGTGTGTGATGAAGACATACCAAGTCTGTGGTCTTATGGATTCCAGGATAGAGTAGCCAGCATTCAAGTTACAGGTGGAAC CTGGGTGGGATACCAGTACCCAGGTTACCGTGGTTACCAGTATGTGTTTGAAATGGGACCATACAAGCACTGGAATGACTGGGGAGCTCACCACCCTCAGATCCAGTCCATCCGCAGGGTGAGGGACATGCAGACACACCGCCGGGGTTGCTTTGAGATGACTGCTTAG
- the cryba1a gene encoding crystallin, beta A1a, whose translation MALDNPKPLGPWKITVYDQENFQGKRVEFTSACQNIMESGVDNVRSLKVECGAWAGYEHSSFCGQQFVLERGEYPQWESWSGSNAYHIERLMSFRPICSASHKESKIVLFEKENFMGRQWDISDDYPSLQAMGWSNNEIGSMQVQCGAWVCYQYPGYRGYQYIMECDHHGGEYKHYREWGSHAQTFQVQSLRRIQQ comes from the exons ATGGCTCTGGATAACCCCAAACCACTGGGACCATGGAAG ATCACGGTCTATGACCAGGAAAACTTCCAGGGGAAGCGTGTGGAATTCACTTCTGCCTGTCAGAACATCATGGAGTCTGGGGTGGACAATGTCCGCTCTTTGAAGGTGGAGTGTGGAGC CTGGGCAGGATATGAGCACTCGAGCTTCTGTGGTCAGCAGTTTGttttggagagaggagagtaccCACAGTGGGAGTCATGGAGCGGCAGCAACGCCTACCACATTGAGAGGTTGATGTCCTTCCGCCCCATCTGTTCTGCT AGCCACAAAGAATCCAAGATTGTGTTATTTGAGAAGGAAAACTTCATGGGGCGTCAGTGGGACATAAGTGATGACTACCCCTCTCTGCAGGCAATGGGCTGGTCCAACAATGAGATTGGATCTATGCAAGTTCAGTGTGGAGC CTGGGTGTGCTATCAGTATCCTGGTTACCGTGGTTACCAGTACATCATGGAGTGTGACCATCATGGCGGCGAGTACAAACACTACAGAGAGTGGGGCTCACATGCGCAGACGTTTCAGGTGCAGTCGCTGCGTCGGATTCAACAATGA